From the Diospyros lotus cultivar Yz01 chromosome 13, ASM1463336v1, whole genome shotgun sequence genome, one window contains:
- the LOC127789113 gene encoding carotene epsilon-monooxygenase, chloroplastic isoform X2 has product MPSSLSLSPPLPLHPNPTRRRFHRTATAPRSLRIKSSIDNKPPTTKPGSWVSPDWLTSLTRSLSFGKDDSNIPIATAKLDDVSDLLGGALFLPLFKWMNDYGPIYRLAAGPRNFVVVSDPAIAKHVLRNYGKYAKGLVSEVSEFLFGSGFAIAEGQLWTVRRRAVVPSLHKKYLSIVVDQVFCKCAERLVEKLKMDTLNGSAVNMEEQFSQLTLDVIGLAVFNYNFDSLTADSPVIDAVYTALKEAEARSTDLLPYWKIKALCKVIPRQIKAEKAVTLIQRTVEELIAKCKEIVESEGERINEEEYVNDTDPSILRFLLASREEVSSMQLRDDLLSMLVAGHETTGSVLTWTTYLLSKDPSALEKVQEEVDRVLQGRPPAYEDIKDLKFLTRCITESLRLYPHPPVNAGQDIMISVYNIHHCAQVWENAEEFIPERFDLDGPVPNETNTDFRFIPFSGGPRKCVGDQFALLEAIVALAIFLQHMNFELVPDQNISMTTGATIHTTNGLYMKVSQRQSKPAAAPISSSR; this is encoded by the exons ATGCCATCCTCACTCTCTCTGTCTCCTCCATTACCTCTCCACCCAAACCCCACCCGCCGCCGCTTCCATAGAACCGCCACTGCCCCTCGCTCTCTCCGCATCAAATCCTCCATAGACAACAAACCACCCACCACCAAGCCCGGCTCGTGGGTCAGCCCGGACTGGCTCACTTCCCTGACTCGGTCCCTCAGCTTTGGCAAAGACGATTCCAACATACCCATTGCAACCGCCAAGCTCGATGACGTTTCGGACCTTCTGGGCGGAGCTCTGTTCCTCCCGCTTTTCAAGTGGATGAACGACTACGGCCCCATTTACCGGCTCGCCGCCGGTCCGAGGAACTTCGTGGTGGTGAGTGACCCGGCCATTGCCAAGCATGTGCTCAGGAATTATGGCAAGTATGCCAAGGGGCTTGTTTCGGAGGTCTCTGAGTTCTTATTCGGCTCCGGTTTTGCCATTGCCGAAGGCCAGCTTTGGACG GTAAGGCGCAGGGCAGTAGTTCCATCACTTCACAAGAAGTACTTGTCAATAGTTGTTGATCAGGTATTTTGCAAATGTGCTGAGAGATTAGTGGAGAAGCTCAAAATGGACACACTCAATGGCTCTGCTGTGAACATGGAGGAACAATTTTCTCAATTGACTCTTGATGTAATCGGTCTTGCTGTATTCAACTACAACTTTGATTCCCTTACTGCTGATAGTCCTGTTATTGATGCTGTTTACACTGCATTAAAAGAAGCAGAGGCCCGTTCCACTGATCTCTTACCATACTGGAAG ATTAAAGCTTTATGCAAAGTTATCCCACGACAAATAAAAGCTGAGAAAGCTGTTACATTGATCCAAAGAACTGTTGAAGAACTCATTGCTAAGTGCAAAGAGATTGTAGAATCTGAGGGTGAAAGAATTAATGAGGAGGAGTATGTAAATGATACAGATCCAAGCATTCTTCGTTTCTTGCTTGCTAGCAGAGAGGAG GTTTCAAGCATGCAACTACGAGATGACCTTTTGTCAATGCTTGTTGCTGGTCATGAAACCACTGGCTCAGTGTTGACTTGGACAACATATCTTCTAAGTAAG GATCCCTCCGCTTTAGAGAAAGTGCAGGAAGAAGTTGACAGAGTTTTGCAAGGCAGGCCTCCAGCTTATGAAGATATTAAGGATCTAAAATTTCTGACTCGTTGCATTACTGAATCACTTCGTCTCTACCCTCATCCTCCT GTTAATGCAGGTCAAGACATAATGATTTCAGTTTATAATATCCATCATTGTGCTCAG GTCTGGGAGAATGCAGAAGAGTTTATACCAGAAAGATTCGACTTGGATGGTCCAGTGCCTAATGAAACAAATACTGATTTCAG ATTCATCCCATTTAGTGGAGGACCTCGCAAATGTGTGGGCGATCAATTTGCTTTGCTGGAAGCCATAGTTGCTCTTGCAATCTTTCTGCAGCACATGAATTTTGAGTTGGTTCCTGATCAGAATATCAGCATGACTACTGGCGCCACTATTCATACAACCAAT GGTTTGTACATGAAAGTAAGCCAAAGGCAAAGTAAACCTGCAGCTGCACCAATATCTTCTTCTAGGTGA
- the LOC127789113 gene encoding carotene epsilon-monooxygenase, chloroplastic isoform X1, translated as MPSSLSLSPPLPLHPNPTRRRFHRTATAPRSLRIKSSIDNKPPTTKPGSWVSPDWLTSLTRSLSFGKDDSNIPIATAKLDDVSDLLGGALFLPLFKWMNDYGPIYRLAAGPRNFVVVSDPAIAKHVLRNYGKYAKGLVSEVSEFLFGSGFAIAEGQLWTVRRRAVVPSLHKKYLSIVVDQVFCKCAERLVEKLKMDTLNGSAVNMEEQFSQLTLDVIGLAVFNYNFDSLTADSPVIDAVYTALKEAEARSTDLLPYWKIKALCKVIPRQIKAEKAVTLIQRTVEELIAKCKEIVESEGERINEEEYVNDTDPSILRFLLASREEVSSMQLRDDLLSMLVAGHETTGSVLTWTTYLLSKDPSALEKVQEEVDRVLQGRPPAYEDIKDLKFLTRCITESLRLYPHPPVLLRRAQVPDVLPGNYKVNAGQDIMISVYNIHHCAQVWENAEEFIPERFDLDGPVPNETNTDFRFIPFSGGPRKCVGDQFALLEAIVALAIFLQHMNFELVPDQNISMTTGATIHTTNGLYMKVSQRQSKPAAAPISSSR; from the exons ATGCCATCCTCACTCTCTCTGTCTCCTCCATTACCTCTCCACCCAAACCCCACCCGCCGCCGCTTCCATAGAACCGCCACTGCCCCTCGCTCTCTCCGCATCAAATCCTCCATAGACAACAAACCACCCACCACCAAGCCCGGCTCGTGGGTCAGCCCGGACTGGCTCACTTCCCTGACTCGGTCCCTCAGCTTTGGCAAAGACGATTCCAACATACCCATTGCAACCGCCAAGCTCGATGACGTTTCGGACCTTCTGGGCGGAGCTCTGTTCCTCCCGCTTTTCAAGTGGATGAACGACTACGGCCCCATTTACCGGCTCGCCGCCGGTCCGAGGAACTTCGTGGTGGTGAGTGACCCGGCCATTGCCAAGCATGTGCTCAGGAATTATGGCAAGTATGCCAAGGGGCTTGTTTCGGAGGTCTCTGAGTTCTTATTCGGCTCCGGTTTTGCCATTGCCGAAGGCCAGCTTTGGACG GTAAGGCGCAGGGCAGTAGTTCCATCACTTCACAAGAAGTACTTGTCAATAGTTGTTGATCAGGTATTTTGCAAATGTGCTGAGAGATTAGTGGAGAAGCTCAAAATGGACACACTCAATGGCTCTGCTGTGAACATGGAGGAACAATTTTCTCAATTGACTCTTGATGTAATCGGTCTTGCTGTATTCAACTACAACTTTGATTCCCTTACTGCTGATAGTCCTGTTATTGATGCTGTTTACACTGCATTAAAAGAAGCAGAGGCCCGTTCCACTGATCTCTTACCATACTGGAAG ATTAAAGCTTTATGCAAAGTTATCCCACGACAAATAAAAGCTGAGAAAGCTGTTACATTGATCCAAAGAACTGTTGAAGAACTCATTGCTAAGTGCAAAGAGATTGTAGAATCTGAGGGTGAAAGAATTAATGAGGAGGAGTATGTAAATGATACAGATCCAAGCATTCTTCGTTTCTTGCTTGCTAGCAGAGAGGAG GTTTCAAGCATGCAACTACGAGATGACCTTTTGTCAATGCTTGTTGCTGGTCATGAAACCACTGGCTCAGTGTTGACTTGGACAACATATCTTCTAAGTAAG GATCCCTCCGCTTTAGAGAAAGTGCAGGAAGAAGTTGACAGAGTTTTGCAAGGCAGGCCTCCAGCTTATGAAGATATTAAGGATCTAAAATTTCTGACTCGTTGCATTACTGAATCACTTCGTCTCTACCCTCATCCTCCT GTCTTACTTCGAAGAGCTCAAGTTCCTGATGTGCTTCCTGGAAATTACAAGGTTAATGCAGGTCAAGACATAATGATTTCAGTTTATAATATCCATCATTGTGCTCAG GTCTGGGAGAATGCAGAAGAGTTTATACCAGAAAGATTCGACTTGGATGGTCCAGTGCCTAATGAAACAAATACTGATTTCAG ATTCATCCCATTTAGTGGAGGACCTCGCAAATGTGTGGGCGATCAATTTGCTTTGCTGGAAGCCATAGTTGCTCTTGCAATCTTTCTGCAGCACATGAATTTTGAGTTGGTTCCTGATCAGAATATCAGCATGACTACTGGCGCCACTATTCATACAACCAAT GGTTTGTACATGAAAGTAAGCCAAAGGCAAAGTAAACCTGCAGCTGCACCAATATCTTCTTCTAGGTGA